From Salvelinus namaycush isolate Seneca chromosome 2, SaNama_1.0, whole genome shotgun sequence, one genomic window encodes:
- the si:ch73-15b2.5 gene encoding rho guanine nucleotide exchange factor 19 produces the protein MSVATLHSWSLGGQVQRSVPKLFSVPGQDDREATASPLSRYKDDDDEGAADANKEETQDLTLKELFASKYTHVFPLYQYYCLQSVKADLNRINNNSLSELVTAQCLPGLQSPPVFRVVTSPPPLSPLTVNPCSFWQDLSEVKESGLLKILSLGEIRLQEAMFEMIGSEASYLRSLGVAVNHFFASKTLKQTLHRMEHHILFSNLRSVMAASEGFLLDLEVRLGESVVISQVGDIVLRHCLMFRSLYVPYVTNMMYQEALVTLLLQENREFLLAVKKLESDPICRRQTLKYFLVLPFQRITRLKIIMESILKLTGQDSKSIPCLKHAIEAIHKIVMECDGGVQRMKQIEKLVYLDKHMDFVNVKSIPLITSVRFLVHEGPLRQLTPEGYVPGSRISYMDVYLHLFNDLLLISLKKEMRFRVLDHAVFPTHVHTEQLKTEALGLPLESFVLRLSQNHTGHATAFILAPHTTTR, from the exons ATGTCTGTGGCCACTTTACATTCATGGAGTCTTGGAGGCCAAGTGCAGCGATCTGTGCCCAAGTTATTTTCTGTTCCAGGGCAGGATGACAGGGAGGCTACAGCCTCTCCATTATCACGCTATAAGGATGATGATGACGAAGG GGCAGCAGATGCCAATAAAGAGGAAACTCAAGACCTCACTTTGAAGGAATTGTTTGCGTCTAAGTACACTCATGTTT TTCCTCTGTATCAGTACTACTGCCTGCAATCTGTAAAAGCTGACCTAAACAGGATAAACAACAACAGTCTGTCTGAACTGGTGACCGCCCAGTGTCTACCTGGCCTACAGTCCCCACCTGTCTTCCGCGTGGTCACCTCTCCCCCACCACTGTCTCCTCTCACAGTAAACCCATGCAGCTTTTGGCAGGACTTGTCTGAGGTGAAGGAGAGTGGCCTACTTAAAATACTCTCCCTCGGCGAGATCCGTCTACAGGAG GCTATGTTTGAGATGATTGGTTCTGAGGCCTCCTACCTGAGAAGCCTGGGGGTAGCTGTGAATCACTTCTTTGCATCGAAGACACTGAAACAGACCCTCCATCGCATGGAGCATCACATTCTGTTTTCCAACCTGCGCAGTGTGATGGCAGCCAGTGAGGG GTTTCTGCTGGACCTGGAGGTGCGTCTGGGGGAGAGTGTCGTGATCTCTCAGGTTGGCGACATTGTGCTGCGTCACTGCCTCATGTTCCGATCCCTCTACGTGCCATATGTGACCAACATGATGTACCAGGAGGCCCTGGTCACGCTACTGCT GCAGGAGAACCGAGAGTTTCTGTTAGCAGTGAAGAAACTGGAGAGTGATCCAATATGTCGGCGACAGACCCTGAAATACTTCCTTGTCCTCCCCTTCCAGAGGATCACACGTCTGAAAATCATCATGGAG AGCATCCTGAAGCTGACCGGGCAAGACTCTAAATCGATACCTTGTCTAAAACATGCCATTGAAGCCATACACAAG ATAGTGATGGAGTGTGATGGGGGGGTTCAGCGGATGAAGCAGATTGAGAAACTGGTGTACCTGGACAAGCACATGGATTTCGTCAATGTTAAG TCCATTCCTCTGATCACAAGTGTCCGCTTTCTGGTGCATGAAGGCCCCTTGAGACAGCTTACTCCAGAGGGCTACGTGCCAGGATCCAGGATTTCCTACATGGATGTTTACCTGCACCTTTTCAATGACCTGTTGCTCATCTCATTGAAAAA AGAGATGCGTTTCAGAGTGCTGGATCATGCGGTGTTCCCCACCCACGTGCACACTGAGCAGCTGAAAACAGAGGCCCTTGGTCTGCCCCTAGAGTCCTTCGTGCTGCGCCTCTCCCAGAACCACACTGGGCATGCCACTGCTTTCATACTCGCCCCACATACCACTACCAGGTAA
- the LOC120058944 gene encoding protein DDI1 homolog 2-like isoform X2, producing the protein MLVTVFCCPNDHSEITFALDVSPELELRDFVALCELESGIPAGEIQITYAEQPLKDLTCALGTYGLKDGDVVVLRQVERRQPPAQPVFPGLPRIDFSSIAVPGTSSGSSQRSTRRQQQQAPTPQQQCPPPPAAPPSLLGSTSSPPGLDDPALLQQMLLANPHELSLLKERNPPLAEALLSGDLERFTKVLLEQQQDRARREQERIRLLTADPFDMEAQAKIEEDIRQHNVEENMTIAMEEAPESFGQVVMLYIDCIVNGYHVKAFVDSGAQMTIMSQACAKRCNIMRLVDRRWAGIAKGVGTQKIIGRVHLAQVQIEGDFLPCSFSILEDQPMDMLLGLDMLKRHQCSIDLKKNTLLIGTTGTETRFLPEAELPECARLAYGPEGREDAQPDEIADRELAEALQRSVQESGQH; encoded by the exons ATGCTGGTAACCGTTTTCTGCTGCCCCAATGACCATTCGGAAATCACATTTGCACTCGATGTCTCTCCAGAGCTTGAACTCAGAGATTTTGTTGCTCTGTGTGAACTAGAATCAGGAATCCCTGCTGGTGAAATTCAG ATCACATATGCAGAGCAGCCCCTAAAAGATCTGACCTGTGCTTTAGGGACTTATGGTCTGAAGGATGGCGATGTGGTGGTGCTCAGACAGGTAGAAAGACGGCAACCGCCAGCACAACCAGTCTTCCCAG gTCTGCCCCGTATTGACTTCAGTTCCATTGCAGTCCCTGGCACCTCTTCTGGTTCCAGTCAACGGTCGACCCGTAGACAGCAGCAACAGGCCCCAACCCCACAGCAGCAGTGCCCTCCACCCCCTGCtgcacccccatccctactgggCTCCACTTCCTCTCCTCCGGGGCTGGATGACCCTGCCTTACTGCAGCAGATGCTCTTGGCCAATCCACACGAACTGTCGCTGCTCAAGGAGCGCAATCCACCATTGGCTGAGGCCCTGTTGAGTGGAGACCTGG AGCGTTTCACCAAAGTGCTGTTGGAGCAGCAGCAGGATCGAGCTcgcagagagcaagagaggatcCGGCTTCTGACTGCCGACCCATTTGACATGGAGGCCCAGGCCAAGATAGAAGAGGACATCAG GCAGCACAATGTTGAGGAAAACATGACCATTGCGATGGAGGAGGCCCCAGAGAGCTTTGGCCAGGTGGTTATGCTCTACATCGACTGTATAGTGAACGGGTACCATGTGAAAGCTTTTGTTGACTCAG GGGCCCAGATGACCATCATGAGTCAGGCGTGTGCTAAGCGCTGTAACATCATGCGCCTGGTGGACCGACGCTGGGCCGGCATCGCCAAGGGAGTGGGCACCCAGAAGATCATTGGCAGAGTCCACTTGG CTCAGGTCCAGATAGAAGGGGACTTCCTGCCTTGCTCCTTTTCCATCTTGGAGGACCAGCCTATGGATATGTTGCTTGGACTGGACATGCTCAAGAGACATCAG TGTTCTATTGACCTGAAGAAGAACACGCTACTGATCGGGACGACGGGCACTGAGACCCGCTTTCTGCCCGAGGCGGAGCTGCCAGAGTGTGCACGACTGGCGTACGGGCCGGAGGGCCGAGAGGACGCCCAGCCAGACGAGATCGCAGACAGAGAGCTGGCGGAGGCACTTCAGAGATCTGTTCAGGAGAGCG GACAGCACTGA
- the LOC120058944 gene encoding protein DDI1 homolog 2-like isoform X1, translating to MLVTVFCCPNDHSEITFALDVSPELELRDFVALCELESGIPAGEIQITYAEQPLKDLTCALGTYGLKDGDVVVLRQVERRQPPAQPVFPGLPRIDFSSIAVPGTSSGSSQRSTRRQQQQAPTPQQQCPPPPAAPPSLLGSTSSPPGLDDPALLQQMLLANPHELSLLKERNPPLAEALLSGDLERFTKVLLEQQQDRARREQERIRLLTADPFDMEAQAKIEEDIRQHNVEENMTIAMEEAPESFGQVVMLYIDCIVNGYHVKAFVDSGAQMTIMSQACAKRCNIMRLVDRRWAGIAKGVGTQKIIGRVHLAQVQIEGDFLPCSFSILEDQPMDMLLGLDMLKRHQCSIDLKKNTLLIGTTGTETRFLPEAELPECARLAYGPEGREDAQPDEIADRELAEALQRSVQESGKEHGLGESAMGIPQLSVCTLKQWRFLQHSRDMTQKHFCMGLFLAALLLSPVSVLICLLSHMITAFHHLRK from the exons ATGCTGGTAACCGTTTTCTGCTGCCCCAATGACCATTCGGAAATCACATTTGCACTCGATGTCTCTCCAGAGCTTGAACTCAGAGATTTTGTTGCTCTGTGTGAACTAGAATCAGGAATCCCTGCTGGTGAAATTCAG ATCACATATGCAGAGCAGCCCCTAAAAGATCTGACCTGTGCTTTAGGGACTTATGGTCTGAAGGATGGCGATGTGGTGGTGCTCAGACAGGTAGAAAGACGGCAACCGCCAGCACAACCAGTCTTCCCAG gTCTGCCCCGTATTGACTTCAGTTCCATTGCAGTCCCTGGCACCTCTTCTGGTTCCAGTCAACGGTCGACCCGTAGACAGCAGCAACAGGCCCCAACCCCACAGCAGCAGTGCCCTCCACCCCCTGCtgcacccccatccctactgggCTCCACTTCCTCTCCTCCGGGGCTGGATGACCCTGCCTTACTGCAGCAGATGCTCTTGGCCAATCCACACGAACTGTCGCTGCTCAAGGAGCGCAATCCACCATTGGCTGAGGCCCTGTTGAGTGGAGACCTGG AGCGTTTCACCAAAGTGCTGTTGGAGCAGCAGCAGGATCGAGCTcgcagagagcaagagaggatcCGGCTTCTGACTGCCGACCCATTTGACATGGAGGCCCAGGCCAAGATAGAAGAGGACATCAG GCAGCACAATGTTGAGGAAAACATGACCATTGCGATGGAGGAGGCCCCAGAGAGCTTTGGCCAGGTGGTTATGCTCTACATCGACTGTATAGTGAACGGGTACCATGTGAAAGCTTTTGTTGACTCAG GGGCCCAGATGACCATCATGAGTCAGGCGTGTGCTAAGCGCTGTAACATCATGCGCCTGGTGGACCGACGCTGGGCCGGCATCGCCAAGGGAGTGGGCACCCAGAAGATCATTGGCAGAGTCCACTTGG CTCAGGTCCAGATAGAAGGGGACTTCCTGCCTTGCTCCTTTTCCATCTTGGAGGACCAGCCTATGGATATGTTGCTTGGACTGGACATGCTCAAGAGACATCAG TGTTCTATTGACCTGAAGAAGAACACGCTACTGATCGGGACGACGGGCACTGAGACCCGCTTTCTGCCCGAGGCGGAGCTGCCAGAGTGTGCACGACTGGCGTACGGGCCGGAGGGCCGAGAGGACGCCCAGCCAGACGAGATCGCAGACAGAGAGCTGGCGGAGGCACTTCAGAGATCTGTTCAGGAGAGCGGTAAGGAACACGGTCTGGGAGAGAGTGCTATGGGGATTCCTCAGCTCTCTGTCTGCACACTAAAGCAGTGGAGATTTTTGCAGCACAGCAGAGACATGACCCAGAAGCACTTTTGCATGGGTCTTTTTTTAGCTGCTTTACTCCTGAGCCCTGTTTCTGTACTCATCTGCCTTCTCAGTCACATGATCACTGCATTTCATCACCTCAGAAAATGA